TCCAAGCAGAGCCGCCGTACCGGGAATGCAGCGGCTGAGCGGGGAGCAGGAAGTGGAGGCGGGTCCGCTGTGGGGTATGAAGGTTACTCGGCACCGAGACGCAGGAATGGCGAAATAGGAAAACAAACCCACCGGAGGACGCGGAAACGGACGGAAAACAAGGTACAGCAGCAACGTGTATCTCCCACACTGCCggcgtgtctctgtgtctctgccgGTAATATCAGGGCCTTTGTGAGGCGGTGCTGTACTTTGCCAGCGACTCTAGCTCCCTGACTCTCAGTGCCCATAAGCGCCTGTAAACATCGGAAACATGGATGCGGTGTTGCTCATTTATATgtgtatctatatctatatctctctctctctctctctctatatatatatatatatatatatatatatatatatatatatgtgtgtgtgtgtgtatgtatatatatatatatatatatatatatatatatatgaatgaatgaatgaatgaatgaatgaatgtatgtattagtATTCTCAGTAAATTGGAAACATAGGGGGAGAAacttatgtatttttcttaaatgccACCTTATTTTGTTATATTAGGTGTTTggcctataataataataataataatacaataggcctaatgattattatttaacttTTAGTTAAAAGTGTctattataagaaaaacactttttcttttctgtactATTGGCTGAAGCTAGAGGGTGGCGGTGGGGGTTCcagtctatctatctgtctgtctgtacaaTTACTTATCTGTATGTGTAATGAATTATGAAGTGagggggacagggacagggggTCCTTTCTCTCCTTCTCAGTCAATCTGATCTTCTGTTCCACACCCTGTcatatctctctgtctctctctcattgatggacgtctgtctgtctgttgctGTTATGTTTGTTCTTTGTTGTACTGATTGTCATCGTTGTCGCCATGGTCTGGGCAGTGGTGACCCGGTGAACCCAGTGACGCAGGCCACTGCCATGGGCAACACGAGCAGCGAGCGGGCGGGGCTGGAGCGGCAGGGAGAGAAGGGGCACCGGCGCGACAGCAGGGGGGCCTACGGCAAGGAGGGGGAGCGGCCCCAGATACTGATGGACAGCCCGGAGGACGCTGACCTGTACCATGGAGAGGACATCAAGGTGCAGATGAGAGGAGTGAGAGAGGGGCAGTGGGTATTAAGGAaagagaagagagggagggaggttaGGATTGTCAGAGCGGACCATGGATAGAGAAGGAAGGAGCAGCATAGaagcaaaagaaaataatatatatatcgagagagagaCTATTTAATATACACCAGTCACTTGGGTAGTCTCTGTtttcatctgtgtgtgtgtctgtctccccTCTCTCACtgctctcctccccctctctggcTGCTAGGCTCCCCTGGAGAAAGAGGAGTTCCTGGCCTGGCAACATGACCTGGAGGTCAACGAGAAGATGTCGGCCCAGGACCGGCCCACTGTGTTCCGCTGGACCGGCGCTGCCAAAGACGTCTTCATCTCCGGCTCCTTCAACAACTGGGTCTCCAAGATCCCACTGACCCGCAGGTGAGGAGGAGTGGAGAAGAGAGCAGGTGGGAGGAGGATGAGAAAAAGGAGAGTAGGCCCTTCTCTTTCTGCTTGTGTGTCTCAGTtcgtctctccctccctctctcttcccccacAGTCAGAATAATTTTGTGGCCATAGTGGACCTGCCTGAGGGTGAGCACCAGTACAAATTCTATGTGGATGGCCAGTGGACCCACGACCCCTCCGAGGTGAGTGCGCTGTGCCAGCTTTGCAGTGGAAGAGTATTTGAgcctttcacttttttttcccccccagaaTGGAAAAACAGTCCCAGTTCTTTTTGAATTTAGAAgttcaaaaaaacaacaagcttACTCTTTCTTTACCTCTCTTTCTATTCCCTCACTCCTTGTCCGTCTGCTTGTGCCCTGCAGCCCGTGGTGACCAGCCAGCTGGGCACAGTCAATAATGTGATCCAGGTCAAGCCGACCGACTTCGAGGTGTTCGACGCCCTGATGGTCGACTCCCAGAAGAGCTCTGATGTGTCAGGTGGGAATGCGCTGCtccccagtctctctctctctcactttacCTTTTTATCcccttgtttttcttcttaacACAGTTTAGAAAATAAAGCCAGTTTAAttataacacacacaaacccacacactCATATATAACTTTAAGTAACATTAAAATAAGACTAATGAACACTTACGGTTTACTTAATGACAGTATCGACACTGCAGCTTTTTGACTGATAGGTGCAATACTCCTTGCCTGCCACCTGGGGGCAGGATTGTTTCACAAAAACGCACCTCAGCAATACACAAGAGAAGGAACCGAGGCTACAGCAGTGTAGTTGTGTAGAGCTGCTCTTGTACATGTTCGCCCCATGAGACATCATCCAACATGGGATGGAGGGAAGTTTGGCCAGTATCCCTGTGTTAGTTTTAGAGAATCAATATTTTTTAAGTACAAGTTAATGGTGGTTTATTAATGCTTTTCAGCCACTTGAATGTGCTGGACAACCTTAgtctggttgtgtgtttttaaagtgcATATAAAtcatgattttaatttaaattaaataaagtaaaacacaaTATTAGCAGTTTAATACAGTAATTGAAACTAAATATGATCATGCAATATAGTACCATCACATTATGGAAGGCATGGGTGTGAGTAAGGTTGTCACAATATCAAAATTTCTGtttttgataaatataatattttccgAAGATATCTACGatacaatatttaaattagTTCAGCATGGCACAAACGTTTAATCCTATTTGGAAATTAAGAATAatttttgtataaatacatgccTCTAATAGGACATAATGTGTAAAAGTTactataaagtaataataaaataactaataaacactgtcattatgtattaaattaaaaacatattcgCCTACTGTTTATCATTTTCATATTTCCAAGTCAATGATGGACACAATATCTGTTAGAAAAATATTAACCTTTATTTGAATAGTGCTTTAAGATTTATTGCATCCATCAAGATACAACTCGCAATCTGTTAGTATTGTGCAATACtccaaataaatgtaaatgtacactTTCACCTTATAATGCTATTGTTTAGTGTTTGATGTCATCACTGTATcaaggaaagagaaaaaatattatataaaaaatatctaGCACATTAAAATGAGATTTTTTATCCTGGCCCCCAGAAAAGTAAAAAgtttagttaatttaaaaatatgtaaaaaagcAAATTTAATTGCATGAACTTTATCAttactaaaaatacatacagcTTTGCATTTACTTGTAGTCTTTTACTACAAACTACTGcataacatatattttaatcactgGTGTGAAAGGATAGTGATATGTTTTTACATGCACTTTTATAAAAGGTTTAGGTTTTAAAGTAGCGGTCTGATACTGAATTATTGAGCGAGGGCAGGCGGCGACCATTGCGTATTTTTGAGAGGATCGTGTATTGTTGGGTGCTTGTGGATCCGGTTTAGCCGTGGCGAAGGAGACTGCAAAcatacaatattttgaaaatactaCGATAAGTTGTATCGTAGGGAGACGTGAGCAGGGCTGGGTCCTGTCTGGCGGTGCTTTTTGCAGACAGCGCCCCCGTCAGACAGAGGcagtactgcagtgtgtgttttgtgtgttgctCTTAGACCTGTCCAGCTCGCCACCGGGGCCCTACCGCCAGGAGGCCTATGTGTCCAAGACAGAGGAGCGCTTCAAAACCCCCCCCATCCTGCCCCCCCACCTGCTGCAAGTCATCCTCAACAAGGACACCGGCATCTCTGTGAGTtccactctctctcctcccatcctctccctcctcccattTGAGTTATTGTAGTTGATGTTCCCCTCACCCTCCTTACAAATATCTTCTttttcactgtatatatatttatgtataatgtTCTCTCATTCTCCCGTCTTTCCTTGTTCCTGTTCTCTCTTCTGCTCATTTCCCTTGTTCTTGTTCCTTCTtgtcttttttcatcttcttGTCCTTTTTGTAACTGattgttcttgttcttctgTCCATCCTTTGTGTTTGTATCCCTTTATTCCTCTCATCTTGGATCttttgtccttgttttttttcgtCGTTGTTTATTCCTTGTTCTTTCACAAATTTCTCAAATCTCAAACAAGATTACATGAACAGGAGCAGCCACACCTAAACTAGTGTGTATCATATTAGTGAAATAGTATTTACATTTCTACTCTTCTTGTGTAGTTTATTTATTCTGCAGTTCTGGTTCCTTTTGCTAATGTTCCTGTTCTTGTTCTCTTGGTGGGTTACTGTTCTTTTTCATTTCATGACTACTGCTCTACTACAGTTGTTGCTTTTAATTGTGAGTCTTACTGTTCATGATCATTTTGCTCCCAATTTGATCTCATTCCTTGTCACCGTTGTTTGTTACTGCtacaattttaatatatttgtgttaatTATAGTTAGTTTTAAAGAATATTAGTTAtatgttaactttaattatttatatttataagtaaaataacacaaatagtgTTCCCAATAATTAAACTGCTTCTGCTCCTCTCAGTGTGACCCCGCCCTGCTGCCCGAGCCCAACCACGTGATGCTCAACCACCTGTATGCTCTGTCAATCAAGGTGAGGGTGGAGTCTATCACCTGCATATGAGACAGTTAAATgtatgtgtctatatatatatatgtgtgtatatatacacacacccacatacattcacatacatatatatatatatacatatatgtttatgtgtatatatacagtgagggaaaaaagtatttgatcccctgtttattttgtacgtttgcccaatgataaagaaatgatcagtctataattttaatggtaggtgtattttagcagtgagagacagaataacaacaaaaaaatccagaaaaacgcatttcaaaaaagttataaattgatttgcatgttaatgagggaaataagtatttgaccccttcgacttagtacttggtggcaaaacccttgttggcaattacagagttcagacgtttcttgtagttggccaccaggtttgcacacatctcaggagggaataagtatttgatcccctatcaatcagcaagatttctggctcccaggtgtcttttatacaggtaacgagctgagattaggagcactctcttaaagggagtgctcctaatctcagctcgttacctgtataaaagacacctgtccacagaagcaatcaatcaatcggattccaaactctccaccatggccaagaccaaagagctgtccaaggatgtcagggacaagattgtagacctacacaaggctggaatgggctacaagaccatcgccaagcagcttggtgagaaggtgacaacagttggtgcgattattcgcaaatggaagaaacacaaaataactgtcagtctccctcggtctggggctccatgcaagatctcacctcgtggagtttcaatgatcatgagaacggtgaggaatcagcccagaactatacgggaggatcttgttaatgatctcaaggcagctgggaccatagtcaccaagaaaacaattggtaacactacgccgtgaaggactgaaatcatgcagcgcccgcaaggtccccctgctcaagaaagcacatgtacaggcccgtctgaagtttgccaacgaacatctgaatgattcagaggagaactgggtgaaagtgttgtggtcagatgagaccaaaatcgagctctttggcatcaactcaactcgccgtgtttggaggaggaggaatgaccccaagaacaccatccccaccgtcaaacatggaggtggaaacattatgctttgggggtgtttttctgctaaggggacaggacaactgcaccgcatcaaagggacgatggacggggccatgtaccgtcaaatcttgggtgagaacctccttccctcagccagggcattgaaaatgggtcgtggatgggtattccagcatgacaatgacccaaaacacacagccaaggcaacaaaggagtggctcaagaagaagcacattaaggtcctagagtggcctagccagtctccagaccttaatcccatagaaaatctgtggagggagctgaaggttcgagttaccaaacgtcagcctcgaaaccttaatgacttggagaggatctgcaaagaggagtgggacaaaatccctcctgagatgtgtgcaaacctggtggccaactacaagaaacgtctgacctctgtgattgccaacaagggttttgccaccaaagtactaagtcgaaggggtcaaatacttatttccctcattaacatgcaaatcaatttataactttttttgaaatgcgtttttctggattttgttgttgttattctgtctcactgttaaaatacacctaccattaaaattatagactgatcatttctttgtcggtgggcaaacgtacaaaatcagcaggggatcaaatacttttttccctcactgtagatgtgTGGGTCTTTTATTCAAACAGTACCGTTCAGTCCTCTATGTACGTATTAATGACTAAACATAGGTGCTCTAGTCTGTAGGTGTGTGATGATGATGAACGTGGCCTTACAGTTTATTTTGGAACCTTAAAGGGAATAAAGTGGTAGACATGGAGGAGATTGTGAGTCAGAGTTACGAGCAGCTTCATATCACAGAGCTTTTACTGCttccccttccctctctccctctcaggatGGAGTGATGGTGCTCAGTGCCACTCACCGCTACAAGAAGAAGTATGTGACCACACTGCTGTACAAACCAATATGACCCCAGCACGACCTCTCCACGACCCTGTCACGACCCTCCAGAAGAGAGAGGCAGTGTGGAAGGTGcaaccagattttttttttttttttttactgccagCAAGGAATCTTTTTGGTTCTGAACAAaacgacaaaacaaaacaacgaaACACCTGCCAACTCCGTCCGTTTCTGTGGGCATTCCATGTCGGGTGAGGTGATGAGATGGGCGGAGACTGACAGTGACCCCCACACCCCACCTCCCCCTGACCCCTGGTGCACCCACCCCTTTTATTGTGTAATTGTATCAACTGTTAATTCTGCAATTAACGAGCGCCGTCACAATCTGAGCAGGGCAGAGGGTGGGGGCAGGTGTGGAAGGGCTGGGGTCAGGACAGGTGTGCTGGTGTTTTGCGCTCTGTGTGCCAGTAGTGCTGAGTTGCGGGTTATTGCACTGTGCAGCGCTCCCTAATCCCACAGGCACAGGTTTCTGGGACAACTACTGAGTTACACTCTCTATTGATTTCATTTTTGTGTGAAACGTGACTTTTTTCAGTGGACCCTCTTCATGTAGACAGGGGGCCAGGCACCAAGACAAACCTCTTATAATTTAGTCTCAATATCATTAAGGATTTTCTCATGGATTAAAGTACaaatacgtatatatatataaattttttACTCACACTAATCGAAAGTATTAAATCTTAGtggtgcattttttttaaattgcattactATGTTTCATATTTAATATCGCAGATCTGGCAATAGATTTAAAGCCTTTTCTAGTTAAAATATAGATCCTATTTGGGcattaaatactgtacataTGACACATTCACATCACCAATCTCTGTTGAACAGAATTAGTAATGAATTTAGTTATACAAAACCAATAGGCAGTTTCTAATTGAATATAAATGGAAATGCTTGAATtgttgtcttaaaaaaaaaaaaaaaaaagatattaaatgtgcaACCAAACATCTTCTGTTGTGATTACCTGTGTGCGTATAATGTGTTGAGACAGTCCTAATGTGTCCAGTGTGCAATTGCTGCTGGACATGAAGTGGTTACACACTGATAGGTTCTAAATCAAAGACACCAGTGATTACATGTGCCCAGCGCGATTGTGTGTAACTGCATCCAAATATAATTCcatttataaattatcaataaataGCTTTTTGGAAGCTCCCAAAACCATATTTTGTTGTACTTGTTTAAaaaggtttattgatcatttataaattgaattattaatggttcaTAACTCTCATGTACTatctacaaatcatttattattgacactgtaatataaagtgttactgatAATTCCCACTTGATGTAGTGTTATAAAGTTCTGCAAAATGAGTACCAGCACATCTCGGGTCGCCATGGCGGCTGTGCGCTGCAGACCCCTGACCCAGTAGTGCTCAAGCCTGGTCCTGCAGAACAGCTGCCCCACTGCTttgtgttccaactgagctctcatttacttaattgaagtaatttgattacatctGAATCTTTAAATTTTGTACCAAATataaagttggttccttaataatttccttatacaattttatacttcacttaaaactgttaaaaataatgaacaggctccaatttaggaaattattcatTCAATTGACTCAGTTATTCCCAGTGTTAGGCTACTAAAGATCGAGATGCCAGTGCGTTGTGGCCTGAGTGTGTTAAGATCATGTGTGCTtgaaaacacaaagcacaaacTGACTAAGCAACCGGTTGTATGTCTTTTACACACGTGTGCGTACATGCGTGTGGATGTGGTCTCCAGGTCTGACTGCCACTTTATATAGACAGAAAAGCAGGACGTGAGGGTTGGGAGCCCGGGACTTGTGCATCGACTAAGCCAGCCTGTGGTGCAAATGTCAGGCTGTTTGCGTGTCAGTGCAAATAAATTTACATGAGCTTAAGGAAATAATGCACTAAGATACCATGCAATAATTCAgtcatatatttaatatattttgtacatttaaaaaaatctacaagGAAAGCCCGTTGTCCTCTTTTTAGCAGTTAACGATATGTAACAATTTCTTTGAATGCACAATTTAACAaaattactaaaaaaaaaaagattgaagacaaaacaaaaaagttcaaacaaatcaagaaaactaaaaatatggGTGTGAATAAAAAAAGGTAACAGTTCACATGCGTAATAGTGCCACTTTACAAGTGCATTGGgtcactgaaatgttttttttttttt
This sequence is a window from Amia ocellicauda isolate fAmiCal2 chromosome 17, fAmiCal2.hap1, whole genome shotgun sequence. Protein-coding genes within it:
- the prkab1a gene encoding 5'-AMP-activated protein kinase subunit beta-1a isoform X1 → MGNTSSERAGLERQGEKGHRRDSRGAYGKEGERPQILMDSPEDADLYHGEDIKVQMRGAPLEKEEFLAWQHDLEVNEKMSAQDRPTVFRWTGAAKDVFISGSFNNWVSKIPLTRSQNNFVAIVDLPEGEHQYKFYVDGQWTHDPSEPVVTSQLGTVNNVIQVKPTDFEVFDALMVDSQKSSDVSDLSSSPPGPYRQEAYVSKTEERFKTPPILPPHLLQVILNKDTGISCDPALLPEPNHVMLNHLYALSIKDGVMVLSATHRYKKKYVTTLLYKPI
- the prkab1a gene encoding 5'-AMP-activated protein kinase subunit beta-1a isoform X2; translation: MGNTSSERAGLERQGEKGHRRDSRGAYGKEGERPQILMDSPEDADLYHGEDIKAPLEKEEFLAWQHDLEVNEKMSAQDRPTVFRWTGAAKDVFISGSFNNWVSKIPLTRSQNNFVAIVDLPEGEHQYKFYVDGQWTHDPSEPVVTSQLGTVNNVIQVKPTDFEVFDALMVDSQKSSDVSDLSSSPPGPYRQEAYVSKTEERFKTPPILPPHLLQVILNKDTGISCDPALLPEPNHVMLNHLYALSIKDGVMVLSATHRYKKKYVTTLLYKPI